In the genome of Leguminivora glycinivorella isolate SPB_JAAS2020 chromosome 21, LegGlyc_1.1, whole genome shotgun sequence, one region contains:
- the LOC125237335 gene encoding uncharacterized protein LOC125237335 — translation MPNPEKTEENPCEIDFNCAGAANKSDDKNSPCEVKIEKGESPKGSKDEKQSASKSSSSVNAKNRDDEQARIIKQPCPDQYTAPTCEKERTMPPNPRQAFSKKKGKETDDETPKEDAKDACVPDPCFKALEDPKAKKDEDEKKPC, via the exons ATGCCAAACCCAGAAAAAACTGAAGAGAATCCATGCGAGATTGATTTTAACTGTGCAGGGGCAGCGAACAAATCCGATGATAAAAATAGTCCATGTGAAGTGAAGATAGAAAAAGGGGAATCTCCAAAGGGATCCAAGGATGAAAAACAGTCAGCcagtaaatcatcatcatcagtaaATGCAAAGAACCGAGATGATGAACAAGCAAGGATAATCAAGCAACCATGCCCAG ATCAATACACTGCACCAACATGCGAAAAAGAAAGAACGATGCCTCCAAACCCACGCCAAGCATTTTCAAAAAAGAAAGGGAAAGAGACAGATGATGAAACCCCTAAAGAGGATGCCAAAGATGCGTGTGTACCGGACCCTTGTTTCAAAGCCCTGGAAGATCCAAAAGCAAAAAAAGATGAGGATGAGAAAAAGCCATGTTAA